Within Quercus lobata isolate SW786 chromosome 5, ValleyOak3.0 Primary Assembly, whole genome shotgun sequence, the genomic segment CAAATAAGTTATCGAAAATAAGTAATTCTCAAACGAATAATAGATAAGAAACACAAAATAAGTCTTCTCAAGATGTAAGCATATCTATGTGATGACAATATCTTACACACTTTATCATATCCATTTTACATGATTGGCTGCTTGTCATTTTCACAtaaactaacattttttttttctaaacacTCACAGTAGTCGTATAAATGAGCTGTGGCTAAATATGTAGAATAAGTTATTATCTAGAATTTTTGCTATGATAAATACGAGaaggtatttggtatcaaatgatactaTGTCAGTGGTGTCAAAATTCAATAAGTGTAAGAcatatcaacaaaaaataactaCTTCACTAACAAATGAAAGACATGTGTTAGTGCgtagtttatttttatacatatgcctctcatttattggattttgataccgCTGACGTAATatattttgatacaaaataaatacaaaaataagagaTCACCACCCAGCTATAAATACCCATATCTAAGCGgggggtgtcaaatgggtgggtttggggtgggcATAATTGGGGTGGGTAtttaaaactcatttacccaATTAAAGctcatttaactaattacttctaattcaaactcaacccaacccaattattatgggtaaacctcaatccacccaattacccaattatcaagattaccaaaataccctaaagtgaaaaactcaaatttctACGTTCAATCTTTTGCAcctgtttctcaaaaataaataaataaataaataaataaataatcgtTTGCACCTAATTTTCTTGGcaaacaaatagcaaaaagaGATTGTGAATCTCATACCCAAACGTATCGTCCAGTCGGATCTTTCTCCACAACCTCACCAACCTCAGCTTCCGATTTTGAAACCACACCAAAATCCATAGCTAAAGTaaagaattgagagagagagagagagagagagagagagagattgcttttaagaggaaaaaagaaaaagaaaaagaaaacaaatcgCGAATCCTCCATCAAAAGCGACTAAACGCCGGAGGCCACGATGGCTTCCTGGCAGCGCTTTAGCTTCTCAAGCTTCGCAGCTTCTTTCTTGGCGGCTTTCTTGCTCTGAGGTTTGGAGgattcatcttcttctccttcttcttgttCTGGTTGTGGTTTTGGTAGCTGGGGTTTGAAGGACGACATGGATGTAGgagcagagagagaaagagagggttttggtttgaatgggtttgaGAGAGAAATGTTTGGAAgctaagaaaatgaaagaaaatgaaaacaatgtttggagtttttttttttttttttaatggaaaggGCTAGGTTGAATTTGGGTTAAATGAGGCTCGGTgggtttttaattaaaactcaaTAATTATTGGGTCTTATTGGGTTGATGCCctttaacccaactaataattgaATGGATTTGGATTCAATTAGAGTGGGCAAGTTTGGATAGACAAATAGGTTTGGGCTTATTTTGCCGTCCCTAGACTAAGCCAATCAATCCACAACATCCCATCAGATATCGTTGTCAAAACCAATCAACGATCAAAACTTACCCATGCAAATCTCTGTTATGTACAGCCAACCACATACTAAATCTCCCACAAAGGCATCAAAACTATCTTCAGCGACTGAGCGAGAGACCACCCAGATAAGAAACTTAGGAAACAATAAGATATCTCATAGTTGGACCAACTAACCACTCGAAGAAGATGAATTCTGGAGTTCTTACCTTGACTACGTTCTTATGTTCAAGTTCCAGCTCCGTATATGATTCTAAAAGACTCACTAACCTCCACAATCGTTCTTATACAACACTCTCAGTTCAGTGCTCCAATTCTAACCCAGACATGCCTCTAATAACTGGTAAGTTTATCACTCTACAGTCTAACcctgttttatttttatttattttttaacctttacAAGTTCATATTTTGTTAGTCTATGAAATAAATCATGTCCATTATGAGTCCAAAGTTGGGAACATTGATGGGTTCGGAGAGTTTGATCATTTAAAAAGATTCTTAAGCCTGAGTTTGTCTCTTTCTATTCCTATTGTTTTTATAACTTCAGTAAAACTTTGACAAGAACCCTTCTGACATTCTTTATGAGAagcttttctcataaaaattagcTGCTCTATTTGTCCAAAAAGATTGAAATTAGCTGCCTATTAGGttgaaagaaattaattatttaattaatatatatttttaggtacattttatttatatgtagggatattttatgtttattttaagttttcaaaataaatacaatgatcaaaatcattaaaaacatatctaaaatcaaacaaatatttttaatataattttttttccccctaacgAGTATGCATAAGTGTCCCTAGAGTGTCCATGCATAAGTGctaaccttctttttttttttttttttggtcctttttcttacaaatgaaattaaaaagtataaagagttgctttaaaaaaaaaaaaaaaaaacgtctgATCATGCCTATCTTGAATAGCTGTTGCTAACTTTTTCTACTTGTTTAGTGTAAGGGAATGTGTTATCTCTACTGCTTGATAAATGCTTAAATTTTAGTCTttacagaaaagaggaaagcAGTGCATGGAAACAGCTTTCTTGTAAACGTTTCTGTggtttacttataattgggatGTGCATGATGGTTGTCCCTTTACTTGCTATAAATGGGAATAAGGATGTTTAAGGATCTGGTGCTTAGAGGCTGTTATTCAAGCACATTAACTATTTGTGAAACTTTTCATGGATGTTCAATCCATCtgatatgtatattatttaGCTGTGTTAACTTCCCATTTTGAGAAATGGATGCATGGATTTCTTGTTTGCATAATTTCCCATAGGGGTATTGACTGATTTCTAGGGATTTCATATTTTAGTTTCCCAAAGCTATAGAGTGGTATGAATTCAATGATATGGCTGAATCCAGTTCGGCAGCGTAAATGCCAAACAAAAAATGGTCTATAGAAAATCTTTCATCTAATGCAGTGATTATAGGATCTAAGGAAGCATGAAATGAATATATATTGTGGAAGGGACGAATCTTTCCCCAATCAAGTATTGTCCACTTTGGGAATGGGCCAAGGGCCGATGCCACCCTCATgaatttgctcaatcccacatcggAGAGAGACGCTTCCCACCCTTGCCTTATAAGCATTGAGCCTAAGGAAGGGTGTACCAATCATGTGTAGTAGTACTACACATGATTGGTACACCCTTCCTTAGGCTCAATGCTTTTAAGGCAAAGGTGGGAGGCGATAATACCTGATTAAGGAAAGATTTGTCTAGGAATTCATTAGCTCTAATGAATTTGAAGTGCTTGCAAATATTTATTCCAATTggaattaattttaataatgcATATATGACAGAGAATTTTCATTTATTCCAATTggaattaattttaataatgcATATATGACagagaattttcaaaatgatgGCTATATGACTGGTGGTGCATATGATTTTCAAAGAACAACAACATCACTTACTAATCAGTCAATATCATCATCTAAGAAATTAACTCTTGTGAGGCATGGCCTTAGCTCTTGGAATGAAGAGGGTAGAGTTCAGGTGAGTTTTTTCTCTGctttttataattcatttatTCATCTTCtgtcattctttattctttttttttttttttttggggggggggggggggggtgtggggtaGTGGGGGATGAGTTGGTAAGTGCAACTTCTTTGCTTCTCAAATCCACTAATAATCAGTTAATcatcatttatttaatttttgaaacataCTGAGGGTCACTACCCAAAGAAAATGATAGAAATTCAAAGAATATGGTTGATAAGCTAGTTAGTCCCATTTCTTCTTCGCCCTGTATTTATGCTAGATAAGCTTTTCCAAAGCATTGTAAGTTTGTCAATGTGTTACAAGATTTGATCATAAGTTATTATTCTCATTGATAAGAATTATGTCTCAGCATTACTCTTATAATTTTGTAAAATGACAGAAATCAAACATGTGCACATTAAAACACTAAAGTTCTGAGTTTCCTTAGTTGACAAGAAGCACCTAGACTTCCAAATTTGatgttatttatttacataTGTCTCTTCCCTTTCACTATATTAGGATTGAAGGAAATATTTAGTCCAACTTAGTAAACGTTTCCCCTTGAGGGCTTTTGTGGTTGAACAAAAGTTCAAGTCCCATTCATCTCTTTGTCTATTATCATTCTGTTAAGTTTTTAGCTAATAACTTGATTGCTATATTTACATTCAGGGAAGCTCAAACTTATCTGTCCTAACAGAAACAGGAGTGAAACAAGCAGAGAGGTGCAGGAAAGCCTTGGCAAAGATATACTTTGATCAGTGCTTTTCAAGTCCAATATCTCGTGCCAAGGTTTGACTCACACAATCTAGTATGttgatttttcataatttaccattttatcTCTGAGTGTTAATGCAGTCCACTGCTGAGGTTATATGGCACGGGAAGAAAGAACCACTCGTTTTCCTTGATTCGTTAAAGGAAGCCCATTTATTTTATCTGGAAGGCATGAAAAATGGTCAGTCTCCTTTTTATTCATATAGTTCTAAAACTTGAGAACTGTATATGTAATTTGTTGTGACATGATTTAATTGCTTTCTTTATATCTTACTCATTAAATTAGTCAATATTTTAACCCAATTCACTTGACTTGGTCACAACTTGGTTAAAATTTCAGTTGGCCTGGTTGAAACTttataaaaggggaaaaaaaaaaaggttcctcTCTAGCCTGCTCAAACTTGCTTTAGTTAACTTGGGGATTTGTAATTGTGCATGATTTATATCcttcctttatttctttatgcGTAACTAAATCACATTCAGAATTTGGAGGCAGTGGATGCTAAGGACAGGTATCCAAAGGAGTATACAACATGGAGAGAAGATCCCTCTAATTTCAATGTGAATGGCATCTACCCAGTACGAAAACTATGGGGAACAGCAAGAGAGGCTTGGAGGGAAATATTGTTGTCACCTGTAAGCTTTTCCCttaatattgttattttagtttttcatattGTGAAGCTAATTAGTTGTGATATGaatatctttcttttctattctatttttgttttggatgaACATATGGacattttttctttcacctGCAGGGAGAGAGTTTTTTGATAGTCACTCACAAATCAATTTTGAGGGCACTGATCTGTACAGCTTTAGGGCTACCACCAGAGAGGTACGTAATTGGTTCAATAGATGCAGCCACCCAGGTGGTTATTTTTGCTGATCATTGCAAAAATATTTCTGATTATTAACAAAGGTTTCTGGATCATTTTGTAATATGAATCTAAAAATTCTGACATTCATAAAAAGGGTGTGAAGGTTTGGCCAATAACATTACTACTTAATGAATTTTTCCTCATACAGTATG encodes:
- the LOC115992361 gene encoding probable 2-carboxy-D-arabinitol-1-phosphatase — its product is MNSGVLTLTTFLCSSSSSVYDSKRLTNLHNRSYTTLSVQCSNSNPDMPLITENFQNDGYMTGGAYDFQRTTTSLTNQSISSSKKLTLVRHGLSSWNEEGRVQGSSNLSVLTETGVKQAERCRKALAKIYFDQCFSSPISRAKSTAEVIWHGKKEPLVFLDSLKEAHLFYLEGMKNVDAKDRYPKEYTTWREDPSNFNVNGIYPVRKLWGTAREAWREILLSPGESFLIVTHKSILRALICTALGLPPERFRAIDVNNGGISVFNFNKRGEAMLQSLNMTAHMYSDHFYLY